The Methylobacterium currus genome contains a region encoding:
- a CDS encoding 3-keto-5-aminohexanoate cleavage protein — MAKVIVTVAPTGGMASKAQNPNLPTQPGEIAESVHKSWKEGAAIAALHARRPDDEATCNDEIYRDINRRIRERCDIILNNSTGGGSSGDMLVPRPDGLFESSFEERLKGCEAGAEMATFDGMTFADVHGGREILVVTTPSRCEALAKRMQERGIKPEWEVFGPQHILQDVTRLIEKGYDKPPYYINMVLGADKGFQGAMPYSHDILAAMIRMLPPQSIFCVSGIGPAQLPATTQAILLGGHVRVGLEDNNYYSRGQLATNEQLVARTVRIITELNHEPASPAEAREILGLKAV; from the coding sequence ATGGCCAAGGTGATCGTGACGGTGGCGCCGACGGGCGGCATGGCCTCGAAGGCGCAGAACCCCAACCTGCCGACCCAGCCCGGCGAGATCGCCGAGTCGGTGCACAAGTCCTGGAAGGAGGGCGCGGCGATCGCGGCGCTCCACGCCCGCCGGCCCGACGACGAGGCGACCTGCAACGACGAGATCTATCGCGACATCAACCGGCGCATCCGCGAGCGCTGCGACATCATCCTGAACAACTCGACCGGCGGTGGATCGAGCGGCGACATGCTGGTGCCGCGCCCCGACGGGCTGTTCGAATCGAGCTTCGAGGAGCGGCTGAAGGGCTGCGAGGCCGGGGCCGAGATGGCGACCTTCGACGGCATGACCTTCGCGGACGTGCATGGCGGCCGCGAGATCCTGGTCGTGACGACGCCAAGCCGCTGCGAGGCCCTGGCCAAGCGCATGCAGGAGCGCGGCATCAAGCCGGAATGGGAGGTGTTCGGGCCCCAGCACATCCTGCAGGACGTGACCCGGCTGATCGAGAAGGGCTACGACAAGCCGCCCTACTACATCAACATGGTGCTCGGCGCCGACAAGGGCTTCCAGGGCGCGATGCCCTACTCGCACGACATCCTGGCGGCGATGATCCGGATGCTGCCGCCGCAATCGATCTTCTGCGTCTCCGGCATCGGCCCGGCGCAGCTGCCGGCGACCACCCAGGCCATCCTGCTCGGCGGCCACGTCCGGGTCGGGCTGGAGGACAACAACTACTATTCCCGCGGCCAGCTCGCCACCAACGAGCAGCTCGTCGCCCGCACGGTGCGGATCATCACGGAGCTCAACCACGAGCCGGCGAGCCCGGCCGAGGCCCGGGAGATCCTCGGCCTCAAGGCCGTCTGA
- a CDS encoding ABC transporter substrate-binding protein: protein MRALRSALLAGLIAFAPATARAEGAVSGDVVKIGVLADMSTAMADNYGTGSVTAARLAVEDFGTTVLGKPIEIVAADHQSKPDVASSLARRWYDVEGVDMITDLDNSAIALGVQALAREKGRLALITGSGSTVITGAQCSPNGALWVIDTYALSRAIAKPLVESGEKTWFNIVADITLGKSFVADVTPVVTKGGGKVVGQVFHPLLSPDLSSQILQAQASGAGVIALFNVGGDAINAVKQASEFGVLGGKQKLAGFYMTAVDVHALGLQVAGGLYLAEAFYWDQDDATRAFAKRFHDRQRAMPNSYQAGVYSAVTHYLKAVKAAGTDAAEAVMAKMREIPIDDVMTRGGRLRPDGRVIRDVSLFRVKRPEESKGEWDVMERVATLSGDDAFRPLAESDCPLVKGKP from the coding sequence ATGCGCGCCCTCCGCTCCGCCCTCCTCGCGGGCCTGATCGCCTTCGCCCCCGCCACGGCCCGGGCGGAGGGCGCCGTCTCCGGCGATGTGGTGAAGATCGGCGTCCTCGCCGACATGTCGACGGCGATGGCCGACAATTACGGCACCGGCAGCGTCACCGCCGCGCGCCTGGCGGTCGAGGATTTCGGCACGACGGTGCTCGGCAAGCCGATCGAGATCGTCGCCGCCGACCACCAGAGCAAGCCGGACGTGGCGAGCTCGCTCGCCCGGCGCTGGTACGACGTCGAGGGGGTCGACATGATCACCGACCTCGACAACTCGGCGATCGCGCTCGGCGTCCAGGCTCTCGCGCGTGAGAAGGGCCGCCTCGCCCTCATCACGGGATCCGGCTCGACGGTGATCACCGGGGCGCAATGCTCGCCCAACGGCGCGCTCTGGGTCATCGACACCTACGCGCTCTCCCGCGCCATCGCCAAGCCGCTGGTCGAATCGGGCGAGAAGACCTGGTTCAATATCGTCGCCGACATCACGCTCGGCAAATCCTTCGTTGCCGACGTGACGCCGGTGGTGACGAAGGGCGGCGGCAAGGTGGTGGGCCAGGTCTTCCACCCCCTGCTCTCGCCTGATCTCTCGTCGCAGATCCTCCAGGCCCAAGCCTCCGGCGCCGGGGTGATCGCGCTGTTCAACGTCGGCGGCGACGCGATCAACGCGGTCAAGCAGGCCTCCGAGTTCGGGGTCCTCGGCGGCAAGCAGAAGCTCGCCGGGTTCTACATGACGGCGGTCGACGTCCACGCGCTGGGCTTGCAGGTCGCGGGCGGGCTCTACCTCGCGGAAGCGTTCTACTGGGACCAGGACGACGCCACCCGGGCCTTCGCCAAGCGGTTCCACGACCGGCAGCGGGCGATGCCGAACAGCTACCAGGCCGGCGTCTACTCGGCGGTGACGCACTACCTGAAAGCCGTGAAGGCCGCCGGCACCGACGCGGCCGAGGCCGTGATGGCGAAGATGCGCGAGATCCCGATCGACGACGTCATGACGAGGGGCGGCCGGCTGCGGCCGGACGGGCGGGTGATCCGCGACGTGTCGCTGTTCCGGGTCAAGCGCCCGGAGGAGTCGAAGGGGGAGTGGGACGTGATGGAGCGGGTCGCGACGCTGTCGGGCGACGACGCCTTCCGGCCCCTCGCGGAGAGCGACTGCCCGCTGGTGAAGGGCAAGCCGTGA
- a CDS encoding crotonase/enoyl-CoA hydratase family protein, giving the protein MAEDLSGLGTESLIVTRRDTVAIVTLNRPHKRNALDDGMVLGLERIARNLPDDVRALVIAAEGPHFCAGLDLAELTERDAPAGMLHSRMWHRAFHEIEFGRVPVVAALKGAVIGGGLELALSAHLRVAEQSAFFALPEGQRGIFVGGGASVRLPRLIGVSRMRDMMLTGRVHDAESGERLGLSHYVTPPGEGLERAIALAARAAENAPLTNYALIHALPRIAEADPATGYLTEALMTAVAQSDAEAKRRLAEFLEGRAKKVRE; this is encoded by the coding sequence ATGGCAGAGGACCTGTCGGGCCTCGGCACCGAGTCCCTGATCGTCACGCGGCGGGACACGGTGGCGATCGTGACCCTGAACCGCCCGCACAAGCGCAACGCCCTCGACGACGGCATGGTGCTGGGGCTGGAGCGCATCGCCCGCAACCTGCCCGACGACGTGCGGGCGCTGGTGATCGCGGCGGAGGGCCCGCATTTCTGCGCCGGGCTCGACCTCGCGGAATTGACCGAGCGCGACGCGCCGGCCGGGATGCTGCATTCGCGGATGTGGCACCGGGCCTTCCACGAGATCGAGTTCGGCCGGGTGCCGGTGGTGGCCGCGCTGAAAGGCGCGGTGATCGGCGGCGGGCTGGAACTGGCACTCTCGGCGCACCTGCGGGTGGCCGAGCAATCGGCCTTCTTCGCCCTGCCGGAGGGCCAGCGTGGCATCTTCGTCGGCGGCGGCGCCTCGGTGCGGCTGCCCCGGCTGATCGGCGTCTCGCGGATGCGCGACATGATGCTGACCGGCCGCGTCCACGACGCCGAGAGCGGCGAGCGGCTCGGCCTGTCACACTACGTGACGCCGCCGGGCGAGGGGTTGGAGCGGGCGATCGCGCTCGCCGCCCGGGCGGCCGAGAATGCGCCGCTGACCAACTACGCCCTGATCCACGCCCTGCCGCGCATCGCCGAGGCCGACCCCGCGACCGGCTACCTCACCGAGGCCCTGATGACCGCGGTGGCCCAGAGCGACGCCGAGGCCAAGCGCCGGCTGGCGGAGTTTCTGGAGGGGCGGGCGAAGAAGGTGCGGGAATAG
- a CDS encoding PAS domain-containing protein produces the protein MTMHPPDHRAGPRPADLSSHDFMRLIEAFGLTGAWRWDFVSGRQVWSSGLYRLLGLPESETASYERLLSLVHPADRDVLEDVVQIVQAGLLGSHTVRLIRPDGTARTVVSRGEVFFSPEGHPVAATGVLLDVTDRERLVEMHRLEQQRRASLAREAQVFIHTEPRLPLTEYGPDFLALVGLRREEVRADWLSPIVPEERSRWRDELPRLAAVGQPFSIAPTLRLAEGGSAPFRMTLVPLRDGTPDPVCWTAVITPLGAEAAARDRPSREAEPAIGVEPAIGVERAIEGCHLRAARGLLDWTLNDLARESGVSLSTVRRLEEESEGPSSRSRPHVLAALRRAGIVFTLIEGAVAVARAE, from the coding sequence ATGACGATGCACCCTCCGGACCATCGCGCGGGCCCACGGCCGGCGGACCTGTCCTCGCACGACTTCATGCGCCTGATCGAGGCGTTCGGCCTGACCGGTGCCTGGCGCTGGGACTTCGTCTCCGGCCGTCAGGTCTGGTCGTCGGGGCTCTACCGCCTGCTCGGACTGCCGGAGAGCGAGACGGCGAGCTACGAGCGGCTGCTCAGCCTCGTCCACCCGGCCGATCGCGACGTGCTCGAGGACGTCGTCCAGATCGTCCAGGCCGGGCTCCTCGGCAGCCACACGGTCCGGCTGATCCGGCCTGACGGGACGGCGCGCACGGTGGTGAGCCGCGGCGAGGTCTTCTTCAGCCCGGAGGGACACCCGGTCGCCGCGACCGGCGTGCTCCTCGACGTGACCGACCGCGAGCGCCTGGTCGAGATGCACCGCCTGGAGCAGCAGCGCCGGGCCAGCCTGGCGCGGGAAGCGCAGGTCTTCATCCATACCGAGCCGCGCCTGCCGCTCACCGAGTACGGGCCCGATTTCCTGGCGCTCGTGGGCCTGCGCCGCGAGGAGGTGCGGGCGGATTGGCTCAGCCCGATCGTGCCGGAGGAGCGGTCGCGCTGGCGCGACGAGCTGCCCCGCCTCGCCGCGGTGGGCCAGCCGTTCAGCATCGCGCCGACCCTGCGTCTCGCCGAGGGCGGGTCGGCGCCGTTCCGCATGACGCTGGTGCCCCTGCGCGACGGGACCCCGGATCCGGTCTGCTGGACCGCCGTGATCACGCCGCTCGGGGCCGAGGCCGCCGCCCGGGACCGCCCGTCGCGCGAAGCCGAGCCGGCGATCGGCGTCGAGCCGGCGATCGGCGTCGAGCGGGCGATCGAGGGCTGCCACCTCCGGGCGGCCCGCGGCCTCCTCGACTGGACCCTGAACGACCTCGCGCGGGAGAGCGGCGTCTCGCTCTCCACCGTGCGGCGCCTGGAGGAGGAGTCCGAGGGGCCATCCTCGCGCTCCCGCCCCCACGTGCTGGCGGCCCTGCGCCGGGCCGGCATCGTCTTCACCCTGATCGAGGGTGCGGTGGCGGTGGCGCGGGCGGAGTAA
- a CDS encoding acyl-CoA thioesterase, whose protein sequence is MSAPETQTVDHEGFTHARSLTVEWGHCDPAGIVFNPRFFDFFDWSTAMLCEAATGLPKAAMLARYDLVGIPLVETGARFLKPSRYGDRVEIVSTVVDLGRSSFAVRHRLFNAGELAVEGRERRVWAGRHPDDPARMKAAPIPEELVRRFRGE, encoded by the coding sequence ATGAGCGCGCCCGAGACCCAAACCGTCGACCACGAGGGCTTCACCCATGCCCGCAGCCTGACGGTGGAATGGGGCCATTGCGACCCGGCCGGCATCGTGTTCAACCCGCGCTTCTTCGACTTCTTCGACTGGTCGACCGCGATGCTGTGCGAGGCCGCGACCGGGCTGCCGAAGGCCGCGATGCTCGCCCGCTACGACCTCGTCGGCATCCCGCTGGTCGAGACCGGGGCGCGGTTCCTGAAACCCTCGCGCTACGGCGACCGGGTCGAGATCGTCTCGACGGTGGTGGATCTCGGCCGCTCCAGCTTCGCCGTGCGCCACCGCCTGTTCAATGCCGGCGAGCTCGCGGTCGAGGGCCGCGAGCGCCGGGTCTGGGCCGGCCGCCACCCCGACGACCCGGCCCGGATGAAGGCGGCGCCGATCCCGGAGGAGCTGGTCCGGCGGTTCCGGGGCGAGTGA
- a CDS encoding 3-hydroxyacyl-CoA dehydrogenase NAD-binding domain-containing protein — protein sequence MDDASGPASEPASGYRTAIGRVAVIGTGVIGASWVSQFLAHGLDVTATDPAPGAEARLRETVARHWPILAQIGLAPGASPERLTFVAEPEAAVADADFVQENGPERLEIKRETYRRLDAAASPDVVLATSSSGIAPSAIQDACRYPGRVVLGHPFNPPHLVPLVEVLGGDQTDEGAVAAAMSFYETIGKRPIRLRRELVGHVANRLQAALWREAFHLVGTGAATVADIDAAIAHGPGLRWALMGPCLLNHLSGGPGGLAHTLDHLGPLMEAMWADLGDPRLTPELKAILVRGLDEALAGHDRDAMVAERDRLLVDLVRQKRGTRELP from the coding sequence ATGGATGACGCGAGCGGACCGGCGAGCGAACCGGCCTCAGGCTACCGAACGGCCATCGGACGGGTGGCGGTGATCGGCACCGGCGTCATCGGGGCGTCGTGGGTGTCGCAATTTCTCGCTCACGGCCTCGACGTGACCGCCACCGACCCGGCCCCCGGCGCCGAGGCGCGCTTGCGGGAGACGGTCGCCCGGCACTGGCCGATCCTCGCACAGATCGGCCTCGCGCCCGGCGCCTCGCCGGAGCGCCTGACCTTCGTGGCCGAGCCGGAGGCGGCGGTAGCCGACGCCGATTTCGTCCAGGAGAACGGGCCCGAGCGCCTGGAGATCAAGCGCGAGACCTATCGGCGCCTCGACGCCGCGGCGTCGCCCGACGTGGTGCTGGCGACCAGCTCCTCGGGCATCGCGCCGAGCGCGATCCAGGATGCCTGCCGGTATCCGGGCCGGGTGGTGCTCGGCCATCCCTTCAACCCGCCCCACCTGGTGCCGCTGGTCGAGGTCTTGGGCGGCGACCAGACCGACGAGGGCGCGGTCGCGGCCGCGATGAGCTTCTACGAGACGATCGGCAAGCGGCCGATCCGCCTGCGGCGCGAGCTCGTCGGCCACGTCGCCAACCGGCTCCAGGCGGCGCTCTGGCGCGAGGCGTTCCACCTCGTCGGCACGGGCGCCGCCACGGTGGCCGACATCGACGCGGCGATCGCCCATGGTCCGGGACTGCGCTGGGCCCTGATGGGGCCGTGCCTGCTCAATCACCTCTCGGGCGGCCCCGGGGGGCTCGCCCACACCCTCGACCATCTCGGGCCGCTGATGGAGGCGATGTGGGCCGATCTCGGCGACCCGCGCCTGACGCCCGAACTCAAGGCGATCCTGGTCCGCGGCCTCGACGAGGCGCTGGCGGGGCACGACCGCGACGCGATGGTGGCCGAGCGCGACCGGTTGCTCGTCGACCTCGTGCGGCAGAAGCGCGGGACGCGGGAACTGCCGTAA
- a CDS encoding ABC transporter substrate-binding protein, producing the protein MPRRPVRRLAPALAALLPLFTHAAAAERPVKIGVLNDMSGPYADYQGQGSVIAAQLAIEDFAKQAGRPVELVSADHQNKTDIGASIARRWFDQDGVDLILDVPNSAVALAVANLAREKNKVFIGSGAGTAELTGKQCSPNTVHWTYDTWSLGHALAKALVQQGGKSWYFLTADYTFGKDLEGSAAEEVKADGGSVKGSARHPLGTSDFSSFLLQAQGSGADVIGLANAGDDTSNALKQAAEFGIAPGQRLAGLILNITNMPALGLKATQGVYIVTPYYWDLNDGTRAFAARYAARHPRHAMPNDMQAGIYSAVEHYLKALATVKEAGDGRAVVAAMKAMPTDDPIFGKGRIREDGRKLHPMYLLETKTPAESKGGWDYFKPVRTVPAEEAWRPLSEGGCPLVKG; encoded by the coding sequence ATGCCCCGTCGCCCCGTCCGCCGGCTCGCCCCGGCCCTCGCCGCCCTCCTGCCTCTCTTCACCCACGCCGCCGCCGCCGAGCGGCCGGTGAAGATCGGCGTCCTCAACGACATGTCGGGCCCCTATGCCGACTATCAGGGCCAGGGCTCGGTCATCGCCGCCCAGCTCGCCATCGAGGACTTTGCGAAACAGGCCGGGCGGCCGGTCGAGCTGGTCTCGGCCGACCACCAGAACAAGACCGATATCGGCGCGTCGATCGCCCGGCGCTGGTTCGACCAGGACGGCGTCGACCTGATCCTCGACGTGCCGAACTCCGCCGTCGCGCTCGCCGTGGCGAACCTGGCGCGGGAGAAGAACAAGGTCTTCATCGGCTCGGGCGCCGGCACCGCCGAGCTGACCGGCAAGCAATGCTCGCCCAACACCGTGCACTGGACCTACGACACCTGGTCGCTCGGCCACGCGCTGGCCAAGGCGCTGGTGCAGCAGGGCGGGAAATCCTGGTACTTCCTCACCGCCGACTACACCTTCGGCAAGGACCTCGAAGGCTCGGCCGCCGAGGAGGTCAAGGCCGATGGCGGCAGCGTGAAGGGCTCGGCACGCCACCCGCTGGGGACATCCGACTTCTCGTCCTTCCTGCTCCAGGCGCAAGGATCGGGCGCCGACGTGATCGGGCTGGCGAATGCCGGCGACGACACCTCGAACGCCCTGAAGCAGGCGGCGGAGTTCGGCATCGCCCCGGGCCAGCGCCTCGCCGGGCTGATCCTCAACATCACCAACATGCCGGCGCTCGGCCTCAAGGCGACGCAGGGCGTCTACATCGTCACGCCCTACTACTGGGACCTCAACGACGGCACCCGGGCCTTCGCGGCGCGCTATGCCGCGCGCCACCCGCGCCACGCCATGCCGAACGACATGCAGGCCGGCATCTACTCGGCGGTGGAGCACTACCTGAAGGCGCTCGCCACCGTGAAGGAGGCCGGCGACGGCCGCGCGGTGGTGGCGGCCATGAAGGCGATGCCGACCGACGATCCGATCTTCGGCAAGGGCCGCATCCGCGAGGACGGGCGCAAGCTGCACCCGATGTACCTGCTCGAGACCAAGACCCCGGCCGAGAGCAAGGGCGGCTGGGACTATTTCAAGCCGGTGCGCACCGTGCCGGCCGAGGAGGCGTGGCGCCCGCTCTCCGAGGGCGGCTGCCCGCTGGTGAAGGGCTAA
- a CDS encoding DUF3237 domain-containing protein, whose product MLGVPTLEHVFDARIDVAVPVEVGVTVAGARRVIAITGGTVSGPALSGRVMAGGADYQTIAGDGLTRLHARYVIEAEGGALIYVENTGLRFGPPEALERLRRGEPVDPALIYFRTAPRFETAAPHLAWMQTSLFLATGARAPDHVALSVYRVG is encoded by the coding sequence ATGCTCGGCGTCCCCACCCTGGAGCACGTCTTCGATGCCCGCATCGACGTCGCGGTGCCGGTCGAGGTCGGCGTCACGGTCGCCGGTGCCCGCCGGGTCATCGCCATCACGGGCGGCACCGTGTCGGGGCCTGCCCTCTCCGGGCGGGTCATGGCCGGCGGGGCCGATTACCAGACCATCGCGGGCGACGGGCTCACCCGGCTCCACGCCCGCTACGTGATCGAGGCCGAGGGCGGCGCCCTGATCTATGTCGAGAATACCGGCCTGCGCTTCGGACCGCCGGAGGCCCTGGAACGCCTGCGCCGGGGTGAGCCGGTCGATCCGGCCCTGATCTATTTCCGCACCGCGCCCCGGTTCGAGACCGCGGCCCCGCATCTCGCCTGGATGCAGACCAGCCTGTTCCTCGCCACCGGGGCCCGGGCGCCGGACCACGTGGCGCTCTCGGTGTACCGGGTGGGGTGA
- a CDS encoding MarR family winged helix-turn-helix transcriptional regulator produces the protein MPSDDTPGLARLEGLIGYTLRRAQVAVSRSFVELFADLDVRQSQLGVLTVIEGSPGARPSQVGAAIGIKRANIGPLLDELEARGLVRREPDPTDRRSQSLFLTAAGEALMAELHRREAAHEERIAAFLNPEERSALLGLLRRLEQGARDVAGDEGTEETD, from the coding sequence TTGCCGAGCGATGATACCCCGGGCCTCGCCCGCCTCGAAGGCCTGATCGGCTACACCCTGCGGCGGGCGCAGGTCGCGGTCTCCCGCAGCTTCGTCGAGCTGTTCGCCGATCTCGACGTGCGCCAGAGCCAGCTCGGCGTGCTCACCGTGATCGAGGGCAGCCCGGGGGCGCGGCCGAGCCAGGTCGGCGCGGCGATCGGCATCAAGCGGGCCAATATCGGCCCGCTCCTCGACGAGCTGGAGGCCCGTGGCCTCGTGCGGCGCGAGCCCGACCCGACGGACCGCCGCTCGCAATCCCTCTTCCTCACGGCCGCCGGCGAGGCGCTGATGGCCGAGCTGCACCGCCGCGAGGCCGCCCACGAGGAGCGCATCGCCGCCTTCCTGAACCCGGAGGAGCGGAGCGCGCTCCTCGGCCTACTGCGCCGCCTCGAGCAGGGGGCGCGGGACGTGGCGGGGGACGAGGGGACGGAGGAGACCGACTGA
- a CDS encoding feruloyl-CoA synthase yields MTSHRFLERDDGSLVVTAKAALPPYPERLTAHLTRHAAEAPDRPFLVRRAKDGAFEPLTYGAALQAVERIAAALLTRNLSAERPVMILSGNSFEHALLSLAALHVGIAVAPVSPAYSTVSQDHARLRAIVELLTPGLVFAAEGATYAPAIAAAIPAGTEVVIADGAEIGRPVTKVDDLMRGEDPAAVAAAHQAVEPGTVAKLLFTSGSTGVPKAVVNTHRMLGSNQAMLQARFPGLTAEPPVMVDWLPWHHTFGGNHNFNLVLANGGTLYIDEGRPTPGGIRETVRTLREVAPTLYLTVPKGFEALVPHLRDDEALRKNFFSRLQVTFFAAAGLPQPVWDAIDDLAQATIGRTVPMVTGLGATETAPMALVTDDRPAKAGQVGLPAPGVELKVAPVGTKREARVRGPNVTPGYWRRPDLTAAAFDEEGFYRLGDALVPVDPNDLQRGYTFDGRLNEDFKLTTGVWVSVGPLRAAFLDAFQPLVRDVAIAGEARDEVTALVFPDLAACRALCKENGGESGDDDAILAHPTVRRAFARRLAAFAQRSTGSSNRVARLLLLAEPPALDRDEVTDKGSINQRGVLRNRADAVARLYAAPYAPAIITPETA; encoded by the coding sequence ATGACCTCGCATCGCTTCCTCGAGCGGGACGACGGCAGCCTCGTCGTCACCGCGAAGGCGGCCCTGCCGCCTTACCCTGAGCGCCTGACCGCGCACCTCACCCGCCACGCCGCCGAGGCGCCGGACCGGCCGTTCCTGGTGCGCCGGGCTAAGGACGGGGCGTTCGAGCCCCTGACCTATGGGGCGGCGCTCCAGGCCGTCGAGCGCATCGCCGCGGCGCTCCTCACCCGGAACCTGTCGGCCGAGCGGCCGGTGATGATCCTGTCGGGCAACAGCTTCGAGCACGCACTCCTCTCCCTCGCCGCCCTCCATGTCGGCATCGCGGTGGCGCCGGTCTCGCCGGCCTATTCCACGGTGTCGCAGGACCATGCCCGCCTGCGGGCGATCGTCGAACTCCTCACCCCCGGCCTCGTCTTCGCGGCCGAGGGCGCCACTTACGCGCCCGCCATCGCGGCGGCGATCCCGGCGGGCACGGAGGTGGTGATCGCCGATGGCGCCGAGATCGGCCGGCCGGTCACGAAGGTCGACGACCTGATGCGGGGCGAGGACCCCGCCGCCGTCGCGGCGGCGCATCAGGCGGTCGAGCCGGGGACGGTGGCGAAGCTCCTGTTCACCTCCGGCTCCACCGGCGTGCCGAAGGCGGTGGTGAACACCCACCGGATGCTCGGCTCCAACCAGGCGATGCTGCAGGCGCGCTTCCCCGGCCTCACGGCCGAGCCGCCCGTGATGGTGGACTGGTTGCCCTGGCACCACACCTTCGGAGGCAACCACAACTTCAACCTGGTGCTGGCGAATGGCGGCACCCTGTACATCGACGAGGGCCGCCCGACCCCCGGCGGCATCCGGGAGACCGTACGCACCTTGCGCGAGGTCGCCCCCACCCTCTACCTCACCGTGCCGAAGGGCTTCGAGGCGCTGGTGCCGCACCTGCGCGACGACGAGGCCTTGCGAAAGAACTTCTTCAGCCGGCTCCAGGTCACCTTCTTCGCCGCCGCCGGCCTGCCGCAGCCGGTCTGGGACGCGATCGACGACCTCGCGCAGGCGACGATCGGCCGGACGGTGCCGATGGTGACGGGATTAGGCGCCACCGAGACTGCCCCGATGGCCCTCGTCACCGACGACCGCCCGGCGAAGGCCGGCCAGGTCGGCCTGCCGGCGCCGGGGGTCGAGCTGAAGGTGGCGCCTGTCGGCACCAAGCGCGAGGCGCGGGTGCGCGGGCCGAACGTCACTCCCGGCTACTGGCGCCGGCCGGACCTGACGGCGGCAGCGTTCGACGAGGAGGGGTTCTACCGCCTCGGCGACGCGCTCGTGCCGGTCGATCCCAATGACCTCCAGCGCGGCTACACCTTCGACGGCCGCCTCAACGAGGATTTCAAGCTCACGACCGGGGTCTGGGTCAGCGTCGGCCCGTTGCGCGCCGCCTTCCTCGACGCGTTCCAGCCGCTGGTGCGCGACGTCGCCATCGCGGGCGAAGCCCGCGACGAGGTCACGGCCCTGGTCTTCCCCGATCTCGCCGCCTGCCGGGCCCTCTGCAAGGAAAACGGCGGAGAATCGGGCGACGACGACGCGATCCTCGCCCATCCGACGGTGCGGCGGGCTTTCGCCCGGCGCCTCGCGGCCTTCGCGCAGAGATCGACCGGCTCGTCGAACCGCGTCGCCCGGCTCCTGCTGCTCGCCGAGCCGCCCGCCCTGGACCGGGACGAGGTGACCGACAAGGGCTCGATCAACCAGCGCGGCGTGCTGCGCAACCGGGCGGACGCCGTCGCCCGCCTCTACGCCGCGCCCTACGCCCCCGCCATCATCACGCCGGAGACCGCATGA